The proteins below come from a single Myxosarcina sp. GI1 genomic window:
- a CDS encoding DUF475 domain-containing protein produces MLEDSFDYFDYLADMGFQTPLILLVLVVLEAVLSADNAIALASIAQGLPDAKMQRKALNVGLIAAYVLRIVLILTATWVIQFWQFELLGAMYLLWLVFNYFVNDEDESEQPKKHLKFSSFWQIIPTIAITDLAFSLDSVTTAIAIADETWLIIAGGTIGVISLRFLAELFIRWLEEYTYLEDAGFITVGFVGLRLFLKALFPGLIIPEWVTIAIVAVFFTWGFSKREPIESSGGDG; encoded by the coding sequence ATGCTTGAAGATTCATTTGATTATTTTGATTATTTAGCGGATATGGGGTTTCAAACTCCTCTGATTTTATTAGTTTTAGTAGTTTTAGAAGCCGTACTCTCAGCCGATAATGCGATCGCCCTGGCATCAATCGCTCAGGGTTTACCCGATGCAAAAATGCAGCGCAAGGCTCTTAATGTTGGCTTGATCGCCGCCTATGTATTAAGAATTGTTTTAATTTTGACTGCTACTTGGGTGATTCAATTTTGGCAATTTGAGTTATTGGGAGCAATGTATTTATTGTGGTTGGTGTTCAACTACTTCGTTAATGACGAAGATGAGTCAGAACAACCCAAAAAACACCTCAAGTTTTCTTCTTTCTGGCAAATAATTCCCACAATTGCAATCACCGATTTAGCTTTTTCTCTCGATAGCGTAACTACAGCGATCGCTATTGCCGATGAAACTTGGCTGATTATTGCTGGTGGTACTATCGGAGTCATTTCGCTGCGATTTCTTGCCGAATTATTTATTCGTTGGTTAGAAGAATATACTTATTTAGAAGATGCAGGATTTATTACTGTCGGTTTTGTCGGATTGCGGTTATTTCTCAAAGCACTTTTCCCTGGCTTAATTATCCCCGAATGGGTGACAATTGCCATAGTTGCAGTATTTTTTACCTGGGGGTTTTCTAAGCGAGAGCCAATAGAATCGTCAGGTGGAGATGGTTAA
- a CDS encoding SpoIID/LytB domain-containing protein translates to MFEITVVGRSLAIALLSCFLGIETAVAVATDEIELQVGIIQRLGAKPINDKEPAIEEVTISSTSGDSLTVSFPETKKVIQTQKIVLDIEPQPLSKPQLSERLVLSDRATFETAEAVANSWKKLGIEVEILQPGRWQVWAKRDVYSTPLVRRWLLHSLQANGYEEAYLSSEMLTHQPQATLTIAGKKYQQDEVEITSQKNLIKVKINDGDDTPSLYGGSLELQPNAFGEYTLVNHVPLETYLRGVVPYEIGASAPPQAVAAQTIIARTYALRNLRRFAADDYQLCATVHCQVYKGLSGTNPTSDRAIEASRGLVLTYQNELVDALYSSTTGGVTASFDDAWQGADRPYLQAIIDSTQQVWNLSEHPLDDETNLRRFLSLKQGFNETGRSVFRWHKTSKIKDLDRDLRRYLNKTHHPLANFTTIEWMQVQKRSPSGRILTLTIQTDKGKIQLHKNDVRSAFEAPISTLFYLEPVYDEDKRLKAYNFIGGGFGHGVGLSQYGSYNLANLGWTAAQILSFYYPQTTIQPLNDSIVFWRDEVRLSSNR, encoded by the coding sequence ATGTTTGAGATTACCGTGGTTGGTCGTAGTTTGGCGATCGCTTTACTAAGCTGCTTTTTGGGAATAGAAACTGCTGTTGCTGTTGCTACTGATGAAATAGAGCTACAGGTTGGGATAATTCAAAGATTGGGTGCTAAACCCATTAACGATAAGGAACCTGCAATTGAAGAAGTTACAATTAGTAGTACTTCAGGTGATTCTCTTACGGTAAGTTTTCCCGAAACTAAAAAAGTTATTCAAACTCAAAAGATCGTACTTGATATAGAGCCACAACCTTTAAGCAAACCTCAGTTATCAGAAAGGCTGGTGTTAAGCGATCGCGCCACTTTTGAAACTGCCGAAGCTGTTGCTAACTCCTGGAAAAAGCTCGGCATCGAAGTAGAAATACTTCAGCCTGGACGCTGGCAAGTTTGGGCAAAACGAGATGTTTATTCGACTCCTCTAGTTCGTCGTTGGTTGCTGCACAGTTTACAGGCAAATGGTTATGAGGAAGCTTATTTATCGTCAGAAATGCTAACTCACCAACCACAAGCTACTCTAACTATTGCTGGTAAAAAATATCAGCAGGATGAAGTCGAGATTACTAGTCAAAAAAACTTAATAAAAGTCAAAATTAATGATGGTGATGATACTCCTAGTCTTTATGGTGGTAGTTTGGAACTGCAACCCAACGCTTTTGGTGAATATACTTTAGTTAACCACGTTCCTTTAGAAACCTATCTTAGAGGTGTCGTACCATACGAAATTGGCGCAAGTGCGCCACCTCAAGCCGTTGCCGCACAGACTATCATCGCTCGTACCTACGCCTTGAGAAATTTACGGCGTTTTGCTGCCGATGACTATCAGCTTTGTGCTACGGTACACTGCCAGGTATACAAAGGTTTATCGGGAACTAATCCTACCAGCGATCGCGCTATTGAAGCTAGCAGGGGTTTGGTTTTGACCTACCAAAACGAACTGGTAGATGCTCTCTATTCCTCTACTACTGGAGGAGTTACTGCGTCTTTCGATGATGCTTGGCAGGGTGCAGATCGTCCTTATCTTCAGGCAATTATCGATTCTACCCAACAGGTTTGGAATTTGTCCGAACATCCTCTAGACGACGAAACCAATCTACGTCGTTTTTTAAGTTTAAAACAAGGGTTTAACGAAACAGGACGTAGTGTCTTTCGCTGGCACAAAACCAGCAAAATCAAAGATTTAGATCGAGATCTGCGCCGCTATTTAAACAAAACCCATCATCCACTAGCAAATTTTACTACTATCGAGTGGATGCAAGTCCAAAAGCGATCGCCTTCTGGCAGAATTTTAACTCTGACAATTCAAACCGATAAGGGCAAAATACAGCTTCACAAAAACGATGTTCGCAGTGCTTTTGAAGCACCCATCAGCACTTTGTTTTATTTAGAACCAGTTTACGATGAAGACAAGCGACTCAAAGCCTATAATTTTATTGGCGGTGGTTTCGGTCATGGAGTGGGTTTGAGTCAGTACGGCTCTTACAATTTAGCCAATCTCGGTTGGACAGCAGCACAAATTCTCAGCTTCTATTATCCTCAAACGACTATTCAACCTTTAAACGATTCAATCGTTTTCTGGCGCGACGAGGTTCGATTATCTAGCAATCGGTAA
- a CDS encoding hybrid sensor histidine kinase/response regulator: MNSQDKSRANDNWDERDLNLSENEPQTASQNEELDSDFQDLWTEEDSELVTDIILEESNDLEDSFTLQSEEPKPSVPDTIEGELDFELSDWDFRNPLDNKAENNNTDIENSFQLERSPEPDSIENSETVVNEERLETESLALDLNNSLDLENIENNSDWQLEPIEDSLDNDSFGDLDNLESLDNESLDELEPIEDSLDNDSFGDLDNLESLDNESLGELEPIEDSLDNDSLGDLDNLLGLETQPESLDSIDLDAPLETVDLGMSLDSDSDFADLDAIVGLDESKLNAPSPSSTATPASVSKAQSTSETDQAAKANTFDQTMRVSVRKLDNLNNLIGELVVKRNRLEDDHDRLRRFMDNLLGHVQSLGDVGARMHDTYERSLLEGALLASRKSNAVAAGNIERSNFSEAKVNSQSDELDALEMDRFTGFHLLSQEIIELIVRVREAASDIQFVVDESDKVTQTLRQVTTQLQEGINSSRMIAFGLTADRLPRAVRQISRQQKKQAELHIEGKEVLIDKLIVENLYNPMTHLVNNAISHGIEPPEKRLKLGKPAAGNISIQAFIQGNQTVITVADDGAGIDPERVKNKAVEKNLITWAQAQNLTQPEIYDLLFHPGFSTKDQADDFAGRGVGMDVVLTDLKKIRGTVGIESEIGKGTTFTIRLPLVLSICKALICVDKNNQIAFPIDGVEKTKEYFANELKTNANGVKCVSWQDRLLPLQPLSNLLAYNRKIRRGASYSAKDRDNDTISVVILRSVDNFLAVEVDEIQNEQEIVIKQIEGSLPKPPGIAGATVLGDGTILPIGDVLELIEIAQGRRTIKMDFNLLKSDATAETNVRNEPMVLVVDDSITVRELLSMSFIKLGYRVEQARDGQEAWDKLRGGLPCNMIFCDIEMPRMNGLELLSNLQKHDEFKRLPVAMLTSRGADKHRKLASELGAQAYLTKPYTEKDLMDVAHRLIEVSKAEEKSQPVAVAVAETQSNSPASSNREFDEAPLVLIIDDSVTVRELLSMTFEKAGYRVEKARDGREAWEKLKEGLPCDIAFCDIEMPRMNGLELLAQLQQDERLSTLPIAMLTSRGAQKMRNIAAEKGARGYFVKPYVEDVLLDAAKRMIDGEVLIDRIDLD; the protein is encoded by the coding sequence ATGAATAGCCAAGATAAATCCCGAGCAAATGATAACTGGGATGAACGAGATTTAAATCTTTCAGAAAACGAGCCTCAAACTGCTTCTCAAAATGAAGAGCTAGACAGTGATTTCCAAGATCTATGGACAGAAGAAGATTCAGAATTAGTCACCGATATTATCTTGGAAGAATCGAACGATCTTGAAGATTCTTTTACTTTGCAATCGGAAGAGCCAAAACCATCTGTACCAGACACTATAGAAGGCGAATTAGACTTCGAGCTATCGGATTGGGATTTTCGCAATCCGCTCGACAACAAGGCAGAAAATAACAACACTGATATAGAAAACAGTTTTCAGTTGGAGCGATCGCCAGAGCCTGACTCAATAGAAAATTCCGAAACAGTTGTCAATGAAGAACGGCTTGAAACCGAATCTTTAGCTCTCGATTTGAATAATTCTCTAGATCTAGAAAATATTGAAAATAATTCGGATTGGCAGCTAGAGCCGATCGAAGATTCGCTAGACAATGACAGCTTTGGCGATTTAGATAATCTTGAATCGTTGGATAATGAGAGTCTGGACGAACTAGAGCCGATCGAAGATTCGCTAGACAATGACAGCTTTGGCGACTTAGATAATCTCGAATCTTTAGACAATGAGAGTTTGGGCGAATTAGAACCGATCGAAGATTCACTGGACAATGACAGCCTCGGCGACTTAGATAATCTACTTGGTTTGGAAACACAACCAGAATCATTAGATTCAATCGATCTAGACGCACCATTAGAAACAGTTGACCTGGGAATGAGTTTGGATTCCGATTCAGACTTCGCCGACCTCGATGCTATTGTCGGCTTAGATGAATCCAAGCTGAATGCGCCATCGCCATCTTCAACTGCAACCCCTGCATCCGTTTCTAAAGCCCAATCCACCTCTGAAACCGACCAAGCTGCCAAAGCCAATACCTTCGATCAAACGATGCGGGTATCGGTACGCAAATTAGACAATCTCAATAACTTAATTGGAGAACTGGTAGTTAAACGTAACCGACTAGAAGACGACCACGATAGACTGCGACGTTTTATGGATAATTTACTCGGTCACGTTCAGTCTCTTGGGGATGTGGGCGCAAGAATGCACGATACTTACGAGCGATCGCTTTTAGAAGGTGCATTGCTCGCTAGCCGCAAATCTAATGCAGTAGCAGCAGGGAATATCGAGCGTTCTAATTTTTCTGAAGCAAAGGTCAACTCCCAATCGGACGAACTAGACGCACTGGAAATGGATCGTTTTACGGGGTTTCACTTACTCTCGCAAGAAATCATCGAGCTTATTGTTCGAGTTAGAGAAGCCGCATCGGATATTCAGTTTGTAGTCGATGAGAGCGATAAAGTAACCCAGACTCTGCGACAAGTTACAACTCAGCTACAAGAAGGAATCAACTCTTCGAGGATGATTGCCTTTGGTCTCACAGCAGACCGTTTACCTAGAGCGGTTCGCCAAATTTCTCGCCAACAAAAAAAACAAGCAGAACTACATATAGAAGGTAAAGAAGTTTTAATCGATAAACTGATTGTTGAAAATCTTTACAATCCCATGACTCACTTGGTAAATAATGCCATTTCTCACGGGATCGAACCACCAGAAAAACGCCTTAAATTGGGCAAACCCGCAGCAGGTAATATTAGTATCCAAGCCTTTATTCAAGGAAACCAAACTGTAATCACCGTTGCCGATGATGGTGCGGGTATAGATCCAGAAAGAGTCAAAAATAAAGCCGTTGAGAAAAATCTGATAACTTGGGCGCAAGCACAAAACTTAACCCAACCTGAGATTTACGATTTGTTGTTTCATCCAGGATTCAGTACCAAAGACCAAGCAGATGATTTTGCAGGTCGTGGTGTAGGAATGGATGTAGTTCTAACCGACCTTAAGAAAATACGCGGTACAGTTGGTATTGAATCTGAAATTGGTAAAGGTACGACTTTTACAATTCGGCTACCTCTGGTTTTGAGTATTTGTAAAGCTTTGATCTGTGTAGATAAAAATAATCAAATTGCTTTTCCAATAGACGGGGTAGAAAAGACCAAGGAATACTTTGCCAACGAACTTAAAACCAATGCTAATGGAGTAAAGTGTGTTTCCTGGCAAGATCGGCTTTTGCCTTTGCAGCCTTTAAGCAATTTGCTAGCTTACAATCGTAAAATTAGAAGAGGAGCGAGCTACAGTGCTAAAGATCGAGATAACGATACCATATCTGTTGTGATTCTGCGTAGCGTCGATAATTTTTTAGCCGTAGAAGTAGACGAAATACAAAACGAACAAGAAATTGTTATCAAACAAATTGAAGGTTCTCTACCCAAACCTCCTGGTATTGCAGGAGCGACAGTTTTGGGTGACGGCACGATTTTGCCTATCGGCGATGTATTGGAGTTAATTGAAATTGCTCAGGGTAGAAGAACCATCAAAATGGACTTCAATCTGCTTAAGAGCGATGCTACTGCTGAAACCAACGTACGCAATGAACCAATGGTGTTAGTAGTAGATGATTCGATTACCGTTCGCGAACTGCTATCAATGAGTTTTATCAAGTTGGGTTATCGTGTCGAACAGGCTAGAGATGGTCAAGAAGCCTGGGATAAACTACGTGGCGGTTTGCCCTGCAACATGATCTTTTGCGATATCGAGATGCCAAGAATGAACGGTTTGGAACTGCTCTCAAATCTACAAAAGCATGATGAGTTTAAACGGCTTCCCGTAGCAATGTTGACCTCTCGTGGTGCTGACAAACACCGCAAATTAGCTAGTGAGTTGGGAGCACAGGCTTATTTGACTAAGCCATACACCGAGAAAGACTTGATGGATGTTGCCCATCGATTAATTGAAGTTAGTAAAGCCGAAGAAAAATCTCAGCCAGTTGCTGTGGCAGTTGCGGAAACACAATCTAATTCCCCTGCATCTTCTAATAGGGAGTTTGATGAGGCACCGTTGGTATTGATTATTGACGATTCGGTAACAGTAAGAGAGCTACTATCAATGACGTTTGAAAAAGCTGGCTACCGTGTTGAAAAAGCTAGAGATGGTCGAGAGGCTTGGGAAAAACTCAAAGAGGGACTGCCATGCGATATTGCCTTCTGTGATATTGAGATGCCGAGGATGAATGGTTTAGAGCTATTGGCTCAGCTTCAACAAGATGAAAGACTATCTACATTGCCCATTGCCATGCTAACTTCTCGGGGAGCGCAAAAAATGCGAAATATTGCCGCCGAAAAGGGTGCCAGAGGCTATTTTGTCAAGCCCTATGTTGAAGATGTTTTGCTAGATGCTGCCAAGAGAATGATCGATGGCGAAGTCTTAATCGATCGCATCGATTTGGATTAG
- the purU gene encoding formyltetrahydrofolate deformylase has product MTTPTATLLISCPDRPGLVAKFANFIYSNGGNIIHADLHTDLANNLFLTRIEWQLQGFNLHRNLIAGAFEAIAKPLAATWQLHFSDSLPRISIWVTKQDHCLLDLLWRHQAKELQAEIPLIISNHSNLKYIAEQFGIDFYHLPITKETKQEQEAKQLELLANYDIDLIVLAKYMQILSADFIAKFSKAINIHHSFLPAFAGANPYHRAYQRGVKIIGATAHYVTQDLDEGPIIEQEVVKISHRDTTADLIRKGRDLERLVLARAVRFHLQNRILVYGNKTVVFS; this is encoded by the coding sequence ATGACAACTCCAACTGCAACCCTACTTATTTCTTGTCCAGACCGCCCAGGACTAGTTGCTAAGTTTGCTAACTTTATTTACAGTAACGGTGGCAATATTATTCACGCCGACCTGCATACAGATTTAGCCAATAATTTATTTTTAACTCGCATCGAATGGCAGCTACAGGGATTTAACTTACATCGCAATTTGATTGCGGGGGCTTTTGAGGCGATAGCCAAACCCCTGGCAGCAACTTGGCAGCTACACTTTTCCGATAGCTTGCCGCGTATATCTATCTGGGTAACAAAACAGGATCACTGCCTGTTAGATTTACTCTGGCGACACCAAGCCAAAGAATTGCAGGCAGAAATTCCCTTGATTATCAGCAATCACTCGAATTTAAAATACATTGCCGAACAGTTTGGCATTGATTTTTATCATTTGCCTATAACCAAAGAAACCAAACAGGAACAAGAAGCCAAACAGCTAGAACTGTTAGCAAACTATGACATAGATCTGATCGTTTTAGCTAAATACATGCAGATCTTAAGTGCCGATTTTATTGCAAAATTTTCTAAAGCGATCAATATACATCACTCTTTTTTACCCGCTTTTGCTGGAGCCAATCCCTATCATCGAGCTTACCAGAGAGGAGTTAAAATTATCGGTGCTACAGCACACTATGTCACTCAAGATTTGGATGAAGGACCAATTATCGAACAGGAAGTAGTAAAGATTAGTCACCGAGATACTACTGCCGATTTGATTCGTAAAGGTAGAGATTTAGAACGATTGGTTTTAGCGCGTGCAGTGCGGTTTCACCTACAAAATAGAATTTTAGTTTATGGCAATAAAACAGTAGTTTTCAGCTAG
- a CDS encoding YraN family protein, which translates to MKNLGELGERLVASWLKTQGYKLLHQGWSCRWGEIDLIATHQCKACLIFVEVKTRGDRNWDSNGLLAIDTRKQEKICQTAMLFLAQNSKLAELPCRFDVALVNYTLAANFDSRVNYLTTSQMTLNGDRYQFNLQTYLKSAFELA; encoded by the coding sequence ATGAAAAATCTTGGTGAATTAGGCGAACGGCTAGTTGCTTCTTGGTTAAAGACCCAGGGTTATAAATTACTACATCAGGGTTGGTCTTGTCGTTGGGGAGAAATCGATTTAATCGCCACACATCAATGTAAAGCTTGTTTGATTTTTGTTGAGGTTAAAACACGAGGCGATCGCAATTGGGATAGTAATGGTTTGCTGGCGATCGATACTCGCAAACAAGAAAAAATCTGTCAGACGGCGATGCTGTTTTTGGCTCAAAACTCCAAACTAGCAGAACTACCCTGTCGCTTTGATGTAGCTTTAGTCAACTATACATTGGCAGCTAATTTCGATAGCCGAGTCAACTACTTGACTACCAGTCAGATGACACTTAACGGCGATCGCTATCAATTTAATTTGCAAACCTATTTAAAATCGGCTTTCGAGCTAGCTTGA
- a CDS encoding pentapeptide repeat-containing protein gives MNLKKIITRVFIFTLAISWVGSIFAMPAWSRNYNKEVLTETDFSQQDLTDASFDHTNLKGSDFSHANLTGVRFFGANLAGTNFEGANLRGADLESTRMTRANLNDAVLEGAFMTNVMLDNANIEGADFTDALMSVRTEETLCEIASGTNSTTGRNTKDTLFCP, from the coding sequence ATGAATCTAAAAAAAATTATCACTCGCGTCTTTATTTTTACACTTGCTATTAGTTGGGTTGGAAGTATTTTTGCAATGCCAGCCTGGAGCCGTAACTACAATAAGGAAGTATTGACAGAGACGGATTTTTCCCAACAAGATTTAACCGATGCTAGTTTCGATCATACAAATTTAAAAGGTAGTGATTTTAGTCACGCCAATTTGACAGGAGTACGCTTTTTTGGAGCTAATTTGGCTGGAACCAACTTTGAAGGAGCAAATTTACGTGGTGCTGACTTAGAATCAACTCGAATGACCAGAGCCAATCTAAATGACGCAGTTTTAGAAGGAGCTTTTATGACTAATGTAATGCTAGATAATGCCAATATTGAAGGAGCAGATTTTACCGATGCCTTAATGAGTGTCAGAACTGAAGAGACTTTATGTGAAATAGCCAGCGGCACTAATTCCACTACAGGACGCAATACTAAAGATACTTTGTTTTGTCCGTAA
- a CDS encoding mechanosensitive ion channel family protein, producing the protein MNISETIQKTIEKWLELDDSTRSTIIKHALNIGIFLIFILLALLIGRYTTVLVRAIIQKLFPDKFSQIYEKLIVPLEKLIKIAGTLVLVSICFNLIQEYQGFYEVAKFFLNLAVIASIAWLISRLFRQFVRVYGIDMIRRLGLEIDEMLLVFETIANVIIGFVAVISFAQSQNINLIGLLAGVGIGGIAIAFAAQNTLEQLLGTIVLYLDRPFVPGDYIRVSLNPHAEDVYGRIESIGLRSTKLRTAAKSTLVIIPNSTLANLDIENITRGKKVMVLLYLDFLEILAEREQALVEQIVSESTDALFGIDPGSTKIKLFELEDKPGTRARVTFFILGSSENSIQLRKRLLELANQTISKQLRDYEINFVMQEPTIYVESPVTI; encoded by the coding sequence ATGAATATTTCGGAAACAATTCAAAAAACGATTGAAAAGTGGTTAGAGCTAGATGATTCGACTAGAAGCACGATTATCAAACATGCTCTTAATATTGGTATATTTTTAATTTTTATATTACTTGCCTTACTTATTGGAAGATATACTACTGTACTAGTAAGAGCGATTATCCAAAAACTTTTTCCCGATAAATTTTCGCAAATTTACGAGAAGCTAATTGTTCCTTTAGAAAAGCTAATTAAAATTGCTGGAACTTTAGTTTTAGTTTCCATTTGCTTTAATTTGATTCAGGAATACCAGGGTTTTTATGAGGTTGCTAAATTTTTTCTCAATCTAGCCGTAATAGCTAGCATTGCTTGGCTGATTTCTCGTCTGTTTAGGCAGTTTGTCAGAGTCTATGGCATCGATATGATTCGCAGACTAGGTTTGGAAATAGACGAGATGCTACTCGTATTTGAAACTATAGCCAATGTAATTATTGGGTTTGTAGCAGTTATAAGCTTTGCTCAAAGCCAAAATATAAATTTAATTGGCTTACTGGCAGGGGTGGGAATTGGTGGTATTGCGATCGCTTTTGCCGCTCAAAATACTTTAGAGCAGCTTTTGGGTACAATAGTACTGTACTTAGACCGTCCTTTTGTTCCTGGCGACTATATCCGTGTTAGTCTCAATCCTCATGCCGAGGATGTATATGGCAGAATTGAATCGATTGGCTTGCGCTCTACCAAACTTAGAACCGCAGCTAAAAGCACTCTGGTAATTATTCCCAATTCAACTTTGGCTAATTTGGATATCGAAAATATTACCAGAGGTAAAAAGGTAATGGTATTGCTCTACCTGGATTTTTTGGAAATTTTAGCAGAACGAGAACAGGCATTAGTCGAGCAAATAGTTAGTGAAAGTACGGATGCTTTATTTGGAATCGATCCTGGCAGTACCAAAATCAAGCTTTTTGAACTAGAAGATAAGCCAGGAACTCGCGCCAGGGTAACTTTCTTTATTTTGGGATCTTCAGAAAATTCAATTCAGCTACGTAAGCGATTGTTGGAATTAGCCAACCAAACTATTTCCAAACAACTTCGAGATTACGAAATTAATTTTGTCATGCAGGAACCGACTATTTATGTTGAGTCGCCAGTTACTATTTGA